A genomic segment from Bradyrhizobium sp. ISRA430 encodes:
- a CDS encoding (2Fe-2S)-binding protein, with amino-acid sequence MPTLTINGRSMSVDAANDTPLLWAIREQLQMTGTKFGCGAGLCGACTVHVNGEAVRSCQTMVGDVAGKKITTIEGLSAKGDHPLQKAWIAEQVPQCGYCQSGQIMQAASLLAKNSNPTKEEVVAHMDGNLCRCMTYSRIQKAIMRAASEMRTASASGNERRHT; translated from the coding sequence ATGCCAACTCTCACCATCAACGGGCGGAGTATGTCCGTGGATGCGGCGAACGACACGCCGCTCCTCTGGGCGATCCGCGAGCAATTGCAGATGACCGGCACCAAGTTCGGCTGCGGAGCCGGCCTGTGCGGTGCCTGCACCGTGCACGTCAACGGCGAGGCTGTGCGCTCGTGCCAGACCATGGTCGGCGATGTCGCCGGCAAGAAGATCACCACCATCGAAGGCCTGTCCGCCAAGGGTGATCATCCGCTGCAGAAGGCGTGGATCGCCGAGCAGGTCCCGCAATGCGGCTACTGCCAGTCCGGACAGATCATGCAGGCAGCTTCGCTGCTTGCGAAGAATTCCAACCCGACCAAGGAAGAGGTCGTCGCGCACATGGACGGCAATCTCTGCCGTTGCATGACCTATTCGCGGATCCAGAAGGCGATCATGCGCGCCGCATCCGAGATGCGCACCGCATCCGCCTCCGGCAACGAGCGGAGGCACACATGA
- a CDS encoding alpha/beta fold hydrolase: MPRIDRDGVGIYYEVHGEGAPLLLTHGYSSTSAMWHGQIDALAANHKLVLWDMRGHGQSDYPDDPNAYSEALTVGDMAAILDAVGTDRAIIGGLSLGGYMSLAFCRAHPQRTRALLIIDTGPGFKKDDAREAWNARALATADKLDREGLDVLKAATRERATASHRNAKGLAHAARGMLTQRDAKVIELLPDIRVPSLIVVGADDAPFLAASDYMAAKIPGAQKVVIPAAGHAVNIDQPQAFVDAVVPFLKNLPRQTG; this comes from the coding sequence ATGCCAAGGATCGATCGGGACGGCGTCGGGATCTATTACGAGGTGCATGGCGAGGGTGCGCCGCTGCTGCTCACCCACGGCTATTCCTCGACCTCGGCGATGTGGCACGGCCAGATCGACGCGCTCGCAGCGAACCATAAGCTCGTTTTGTGGGATATGCGCGGCCACGGTCAGTCCGACTATCCGGACGATCCGAACGCTTACAGCGAAGCGCTCACGGTCGGCGACATGGCGGCGATCCTCGATGCGGTCGGCACCGATCGCGCCATCATCGGCGGGCTATCGCTCGGCGGCTACATGTCGCTCGCCTTCTGCCGCGCCCATCCGCAGCGCACCCGCGCGCTCCTGATCATCGACACCGGCCCGGGCTTCAAGAAGGACGATGCACGCGAGGCCTGGAATGCGCGTGCGCTCGCCACGGCCGACAAGCTCGATCGCGAAGGCCTCGACGTGCTGAAAGCGGCGACGCGCGAACGCGCGACCGCCAGCCATCGCAACGCCAAGGGCCTTGCGCATGCCGCGCGCGGCATGCTGACCCAGCGCGATGCGAAGGTGATCGAGCTCCTCCCCGACATCAGGGTACCGTCGCTGATCGTGGTCGGCGCCGACGATGCGCCATTTCTCGCGGCGTCCGACTACATGGCGGCAAAGATCCCCGGCGCACAAAAGGTCGTGATCCCCGCGGCCGGACACGCCGTCAACATCGATCAGCCGCAGGCTTTTGTTGACGCGGTCGTGCCTTTCCTGAAGAACTTGCCGCGACAAACCGGTTGA
- a CDS encoding dienelactone hydrolase family protein: MGQDIKLTASDNFQLGAYRADPSGAPKGAIVVIQEIFGVNHHIRSVCDRIASEGYVAIAPSIFDRTSPNFQSGYSPDEIAEARKFVASPDWTAMLRDTQAAIDAVKNVGPVGIIGFCLGGSVAYVAATRLSGLKAAIGYYGGAIVRFADEAPKVPTQLHFGEKDAGIALTDVETIKTKRPEVEVFIYPGAQHGFHCDERASYDKASADTAWPRSLAFFAKHLK; encoded by the coding sequence GTGGGACAAGACATCAAACTGACGGCTTCCGACAATTTCCAGCTCGGTGCCTACCGCGCCGATCCCAGCGGCGCGCCGAAGGGCGCGATCGTGGTGATCCAGGAGATCTTTGGGGTCAATCACCACATCCGCTCGGTATGCGATCGCATCGCCAGCGAAGGTTATGTCGCGATCGCGCCGTCGATCTTCGACCGCACCTCGCCCAATTTCCAATCGGGCTATTCGCCCGATGAGATCGCCGAGGCGCGCAAGTTCGTCGCCAGTCCCGACTGGACCGCGATGCTGCGCGACACGCAGGCCGCGATCGATGCGGTGAAGAATGTCGGCCCGGTCGGCATCATCGGCTTCTGCCTCGGCGGCAGCGTCGCCTATGTCGCGGCCACGCGTCTGTCCGGCCTCAAGGCCGCGATCGGCTATTACGGCGGCGCGATCGTGCGCTTTGCCGACGAGGCGCCGAAGGTGCCGACGCAGCTCCATTTCGGCGAGAAGGATGCCGGCATTGCCTTGACCGATGTCGAGACCATCAAGACGAAGCGGCCGGAGGTCGAGGTCTTCATCTATCCGGGCGCCCAGCACGGCTTCCATTGCGACGAGCGCGCGAGCTACGACAAGGCCAGCGCCGACACCGCCTGGCCGCGCAGCCTGGCGTTTTTCGCGAAGCATTTGAAATAG
- a CDS encoding polysaccharide biosynthesis/export family protein, whose amino-acid sequence MPVARAFRWSVLVASAALALGGCMQTTGPVAMAQPGSDLDYMAYGQPGGPQAVAVADTSGGGAISALRNSFAAAPGPMPAGYAAPAQGRYVASYHLDAGDKLRVVVYGQEGLTNSYAIDAGGAITMPLIGAVPARGRTTAGLASEIAARLRNGYIREPSVAVEIEAYRPFFILGEVTAPGQYPYVPNMTVESAVAIAGGFSPRAKRDAVTVTHTEAGGAMRAVVPLGTPLSPGDTVLVGERWF is encoded by the coding sequence GTGCCGGTTGCACGCGCGTTTCGATGGTCGGTCTTGGTTGCGTCCGCGGCGCTCGCCCTTGGCGGCTGCATGCAGACCACGGGCCCAGTCGCGATGGCGCAGCCGGGCAGCGATCTCGACTACATGGCGTATGGCCAGCCTGGTGGGCCTCAAGCAGTTGCCGTCGCCGACACGTCCGGTGGCGGCGCCATCAGCGCACTCCGCAATTCCTTTGCCGCAGCGCCTGGGCCGATGCCCGCCGGCTATGCCGCGCCCGCGCAGGGCCGCTATGTTGCCTCCTATCATCTCGATGCCGGCGACAAGCTCCGCGTCGTGGTCTACGGCCAGGAAGGCCTCACCAACAGCTATGCGATCGATGCCGGCGGCGCGATCACCATGCCGCTGATCGGCGCCGTGCCGGCGCGTGGCCGCACCACGGCGGGGCTCGCCAGCGAGATCGCGGCGCGCCTGCGCAACGGCTATATCCGCGAGCCCTCGGTCGCGGTCGAGATCGAGGCCTATCGCCCCTTCTTCATTCTCGGTGAAGTCACCGCGCCCGGCCAGTATCCTTATGTGCCGAACATGACGGTCGAAAGCGCGGTCGCAATCGCCGGCGGCTTCTCGCCGCGTGCGAAACGTGACGCAGTGACTGTCACGCATACCGAAGCCGGCGGCGCGATGCGCGCCGTGGTGCCGCTCGGCACCCCCTTGAGCCCCGGCGACACGGTGTTGGTCGGCGAGCGCTGGTTCTAA
- the msrA gene encoding peptide-methionine (S)-S-oxide reductase MsrA: MLFMRKSTALPSAAEALPGRAQPIPTATTHFVNGAKLQPPYPAGLEQAVFGLGCFWGAERKFWELGDGIHVTAVGYAGGHTPNPTYEEVCSGRTGHTEVVLVVFDPNKISYARLLKAFWENHDPTQGMRQGNDVGTQYRSAIYTFSDVQKKAAEESKALYQKALKAKGLDAITTEIAPAGEFYFAEDYHQQYLAKNPAGYCGLGGTGVSCPIGVGVSA; encoded by the coding sequence ATGCTGTTCATGCGCAAGTCCACCGCACTGCCGAGCGCAGCCGAAGCGCTGCCGGGCCGTGCGCAACCGATCCCCACCGCGACCACTCACTTCGTCAACGGCGCGAAGCTGCAGCCGCCTTATCCCGCGGGCCTCGAGCAGGCCGTGTTCGGGCTCGGCTGCTTCTGGGGCGCCGAGCGCAAGTTCTGGGAGCTCGGCGATGGTATCCATGTCACCGCCGTCGGCTATGCAGGCGGCCACACGCCGAACCCGACCTATGAGGAAGTCTGCTCGGGGCGCACCGGCCACACCGAGGTGGTGCTGGTCGTGTTCGATCCGAACAAGATCTCGTATGCACGGCTGTTGAAGGCATTCTGGGAGAACCACGACCCGACGCAGGGCATGCGCCAGGGCAACGACGTCGGCACGCAGTATCGAAGCGCGATCTACACTTTCAGCGACGTGCAGAAGAAGGCGGCCGAGGAATCGAAGGCGCTCTATCAGAAGGCGCTCAAAGCCAAGGGGCTCGATGCGATTACGACCGAGATCGCGCCGGCCGGCGAGTTCTACTTTGCCGAAGACTACCACCAGCAATATCTGGCCAAGAATCCGGCCGGCTATTGCGGTCTCGGCGGCACCGGCGTGTCCTGCCCGATCGGCGTCGGCGTGAGCGCGTAA
- the rpsT gene encoding 30S ribosomal protein S20 — MANTTSAKKATRKIARRTAVNKSRRTQMRGAVRTVEEAIKTGDRTAALKALATAEPALMRAAQRNIIHKNNASRKVSRLTAQIAKLAK; from the coding sequence ATGGCCAACACCACTTCCGCCAAGAAAGCGACGCGCAAGATCGCCCGCCGCACCGCCGTCAACAAGTCGCGCCGCACCCAGATGCGCGGCGCCGTCCGCACTGTCGAAGAAGCCATCAAGACCGGCGATCGCACCGCTGCGCTGAAGGCGCTGGCGACTGCGGAGCCCGCCCTGATGCGCGCCGCCCAGCGCAACATCATTCACAAGAACAACGCCAGCCGCAAAGTCTCGCGGCTCACCGCGCAGATCGCCAAGCTCGCCAAGTAA
- the dnaA gene encoding chromosomal replication initiator protein DnaA produces MTTSEQDRWSRVKGRLRSSVGEDVYTSWFARMDLEGVQDESVRLSVPTRFLKSWIQAHYAERVLSCWQAEMPEVHRIDLTVRSAVRPMAQPKEAPAPVEARRAPAAELRSTATAPVSANHDALGGSPLDPRLTFASFVVGRSNTLAHAAARQVAEGRRGDPVMFNPLYIHAGVGLGKTHLLQAVTWAGNSGNERKVLYLTAEKFMYGFVAALKTQTALAFKEALRGIDVLVIDDLQFLQGKSTQAEFCHTLNALIDAGRQVVIAADRPPSDLESLDDRVRSRLAGGLVVEMASLGEDLRLGILKSRVAAARTHHATFDVPEEVLNYLSRAITHNGRDLEGAINRLLAHSKLNNQPVTLEMAEREVRDLIRPQEPKRIKIEDIQRVVARQYNVSRSDLLSSRRTANVVRPRQVAMYLAKTLTLRSLPEIGRRFGGRDHTTVLHAVRKIESLVTKDTALSEEVESLKRQLQE; encoded by the coding sequence ATGACGACATCGGAACAGGATCGCTGGTCACGCGTGAAGGGACGCCTGCGCTCGAGCGTTGGTGAAGACGTCTATACGAGCTGGTTTGCCCGTATGGATCTGGAAGGGGTGCAGGACGAGAGCGTGCGGCTTTCGGTTCCGACCCGTTTCCTGAAGAGCTGGATCCAGGCCCATTATGCCGAGCGCGTGCTGTCGTGCTGGCAGGCCGAGATGCCGGAGGTGCATCGCATCGATCTCACCGTCCGCTCCGCGGTGCGCCCGATGGCGCAGCCGAAGGAAGCGCCCGCGCCGGTCGAGGCACGCCGTGCACCCGCCGCCGAGCTGCGCTCGACCGCGACTGCGCCGGTCTCCGCCAATCACGATGCGCTCGGCGGCTCTCCGCTCGATCCGCGCCTGACGTTTGCGAGCTTCGTCGTCGGCCGTTCCAACACGCTGGCGCATGCGGCGGCACGCCAGGTCGCCGAAGGGCGCAGGGGCGATCCCGTGATGTTCAACCCGCTCTACATTCATGCCGGCGTCGGCCTCGGCAAGACGCATCTGCTGCAGGCGGTGACCTGGGCCGGCAATTCCGGCAACGAGCGCAAGGTGCTTTATCTCACCGCGGAAAAATTCATGTACGGCTTCGTCGCTGCGCTGAAGACGCAGACGGCGCTCGCCTTCAAGGAGGCGCTGCGCGGCATCGACGTGCTGGTCATCGACGACCTGCAATTCCTTCAAGGCAAGTCGACCCAGGCCGAGTTCTGTCACACGCTGAACGCGCTGATCGACGCCGGCCGCCAGGTCGTGATCGCGGCCGACCGTCCGCCGTCCGATCTCGAGAGCCTCGACGATCGCGTTCGCTCGCGGCTCGCCGGCGGTCTCGTGGTCGAGATGGCCTCGCTCGGGGAAGATCTGCGGCTCGGCATTCTCAAGTCGCGCGTCGCCGCGGCGCGCACCCATCATGCGACCTTCGACGTGCCGGAGGAGGTGCTGAACTATCTGTCGCGCGCCATCACCCATAACGGCCGCGACCTCGAAGGTGCGATCAACCGGCTGCTGGCGCATTCCAAGCTCAACAACCAGCCGGTGACGCTGGAGATGGCCGAGCGCGAGGTGCGCGACCTGATCCGGCCGCAGGAGCCCAAGCGCATCAAGATCGAGGACATCCAGCGCGTCGTGGCGCGCCAGTACAATGTCAGCCGCTCCGACCTGTTGTCCTCGCGCCGTACCGCGAACGTGGTCCGCCCGCGGCAGGTCGCGATGTACCTCGCCAAGACGCTGACGCTGCGCTCGCTGCCGGAAATTGGCCGCCGCTTCGGCGGACGCGACCACACCACGGTGCTGCATGCGGTGCGCAAGATCGAGTCCCTGGTCACCAAGGACACCGCGCTGTCCGAGGAGGTCGAGTCGCTCAAGCGCCAGCTTCAGGAATAA
- the dnaN gene encoding DNA polymerase III subunit beta, protein MKVTVERAQLLKSLGHVHRVVERRNTIPILGNVLVRAENAKLSLKATDLDLEVTETLPAETATAGSTTVPAHMFYDIVRKLPDGSQIVLEADGDRAVLAIRAGRSRFTLQTLPENDFPDLAAGDMSHSFSLAAKDVKRLIDRTQFAISTEETRYYLNGIYLHAAGTAKAATLRGVATDGHRLAQLDLVQPAGAAGMPGVIVPRKTVGEVQRLIEDSEAEITIELSQAKIRFTIGNVVLTSKLIDGTFPDYGRVIPQNNDKELIVDKKDFENAVDRVSTISSERGRAVKLSLSAGKLVLSVTNPDSGSATEELEVDYASDALDIGFNSRYLLDIAAQIEGEVATLKLADPGSPTLVQDRDDTSALYVLMPMRV, encoded by the coding sequence ATGAAGGTTACGGTCGAACGCGCGCAACTCCTGAAGTCGCTGGGCCATGTCCATCGCGTGGTGGAGCGTCGCAACACGATTCCGATCCTCGGCAATGTCCTGGTCCGCGCCGAGAACGCGAAGCTGTCACTCAAGGCGACCGACCTCGACCTCGAGGTGACCGAGACGCTTCCCGCGGAAACCGCGACCGCGGGCTCCACCACCGTGCCGGCGCACATGTTCTACGACATCGTACGCAAGCTGCCGGACGGCTCGCAGATCGTGCTGGAAGCCGACGGCGATCGCGCCGTGCTGGCGATCCGCGCCGGCCGTTCGCGCTTCACGCTGCAGACGCTGCCGGAGAATGATTTTCCGGATCTGGCCGCCGGCGACATGTCGCATTCCTTCTCGCTCGCCGCCAAGGACGTGAAGCGGCTGATCGACCGCACCCAGTTCGCGATCTCCACCGAGGAGACGCGCTATTATCTCAACGGCATCTATCTGCATGCGGCCGGCACGGCCAAGGCCGCGACCTTGCGCGGCGTCGCCACCGACGGCCACCGCCTCGCCCAGCTCGACCTGGTCCAGCCCGCGGGCGCCGCCGGCATGCCCGGCGTGATCGTGCCGCGCAAGACCGTCGGCGAGGTGCAGCGCCTGATCGAGGACTCCGAGGCCGAGATCACCATCGAGCTGTCGCAGGCCAAGATCCGCTTCACCATCGGCAACGTGGTCCTCACCTCGAAGCTGATCGACGGCACCTTCCCCGACTACGGCCGCGTCATCCCGCAGAACAACGACAAGGAGCTCATTGTCGACAAGAAGGATTTTGAGAACGCGGTCGACCGTGTCTCGACGATTTCGAGCGAGAGGGGGCGCGCGGTCAAGCTGTCGCTGTCGGCGGGCAAGCTGGTGCTGTCGGTAACCAATCCGGATTCCGGCAGCGCGACCGAAGAGCTCGAGGTCGATTACGCCTCCGACGCCCTCGATATCGGCTTCAACTCGCGCTATTTGCTCGACATCGCCGCTCAGATCGAGGGCGAGGTTGCAACGCTGAAACTCGCCGACCCCGGCTCGCCGACCCTGGTCCAGGACCGCGACGACACGAGCGCGCTGTACGTGCTGATGCCGATGCGGGTGTGA
- the recF gene encoding DNA replication/repair protein RecF yields the protein MTSSRIHRLALTHFRNYRAAGLETAADMVALVGPNGAGKTNCIEAISFLSPGRGLRRATLEDVADNQGDGSWAVSAQVEGALGLATLGTGIEPPRPDNTVSRRCRVDREPVGSASAFGDHIRMVWLTPAMDGLFMGAASERRRFFDRLVLAIDSEHSSRISALERSLRSRNRLLEARNYDDHWCDAIERETAELAVAVAATRGQTAARLTGMLNARAQASAFPSAQIALDGWMENALLTETATAVEDRYRQILRDNRPRDAIAGRTTDGPHLTDLQVIYAPKSMPARDASTGEQKALLIGLVLAHASLVAEMTGIVPLLLLDEVVAHLDPNRRAALFEELRKLGAQVWLTGADPAAFAEIGVGSEVFDVESGRIAARR from the coding sequence ATGACCTCCTCCCGCATTCATCGCCTGGCGCTGACGCATTTTCGTAATTACCGGGCGGCGGGGCTCGAGACAGCGGCTGACATGGTGGCGCTGGTCGGGCCGAACGGCGCCGGCAAGACCAATTGCATCGAGGCGATCTCCTTCCTGTCGCCGGGGCGTGGCTTGCGGCGCGCCACGCTGGAAGACGTCGCCGACAACCAGGGCGACGGTTCCTGGGCGGTCTCGGCCCAGGTCGAGGGCGCGCTCGGCCTTGCTACGCTCGGCACCGGCATCGAGCCGCCACGGCCCGACAACACCGTCAGCCGGCGCTGCCGCGTCGATCGCGAGCCGGTCGGTTCGGCCAGCGCCTTCGGCGACCACATCCGCATGGTGTGGCTGACGCCGGCGATGGACGGGTTGTTCATGGGGGCTGCGTCCGAGCGGCGGCGCTTCTTCGACCGCCTGGTGCTCGCCATCGACAGCGAGCATTCCAGCCGCATCTCCGCGCTCGAACGTTCCTTGCGCTCGCGCAACCGCCTGCTCGAGGCGCGCAATTACGACGACCATTGGTGTGACGCGATCGAGCGCGAGACCGCGGAACTCGCGGTCGCGGTGGCCGCAACGCGCGGCCAGACCGCGGCACGGCTGACCGGCATGCTGAACGCCCGCGCGCAGGCGTCCGCCTTTCCATCCGCGCAGATCGCGCTCGACGGCTGGATGGAGAATGCGCTGCTCACCGAGACCGCGACCGCAGTCGAGGACCGCTACCGCCAGATCCTGCGTGACAACCGCCCGCGCGATGCGATCGCCGGCCGCACCACCGACGGCCCGCATCTCACCGATCTCCAGGTGATCTACGCGCCGAAAAGCATGCCGGCGCGCGACGCCTCGACCGGCGAGCAGAAGGCGCTGCTGATCGGGCTCGTGCTGGCGCATGCGAGCCTCGTTGCCGAGATGACCGGCATCGTGCCGCTGCTGCTGCTCGACGAAGTCGTCGCGCATCTCGATCCGAACCGGCGCGCGGCACTTTTCGAGGAACTGCGCAAGCTTGGCGCGCAGGTCTGGCTGACCGGCGCGGACCCGGCCGCCTTCGCCGAGATCGGCGTCGGCAGCGAGGTTTTCGACGTCGAGAGCGGGCGCATCGCCGCACGCCGTTAG
- the gyrB gene encoding DNA topoisomerase (ATP-hydrolyzing) subunit B, which yields MTEPARQPRAENEPSNASEYGAESIRVLKGLDAVRKRPGMYIGDTDDGSGLHHMVYEVVDNAIDEALAGHATRVDVVLNPDNSVTVRDDGRGIPVDIHKGEGISAAEVIMTQLHAGGKFDQNSYKVSGGLHGVGVSVVNALSSKLMLRIWRDDKEHYIEFAHGDSVAPLKVVGDAPGKRGTEVTFLASTETFKNIEYDFATLEHRLRELAFLNSGVNIILSDMRHAVEKREEMHYSGGVEEFVKYLDRNKKAIVPAPIMVRSEANGIGVEAALWWNDSYHENVLCFTNNIPQRDGGTHLAGFRGALTRQVNGYAEANAKKEKIALTGDDCREGLTAVLSVKVPDPKFSSQTKDKLVSSEVRPVVENVLNEALQAWFEEHPSEAKVIVGKVIQAAAAREAARKARELTRKSPLSVSSLPGKLADCQEKDPAKSELFIVEGDSAGGSAKQGRNREFQAVLPLRGKILNVERVRPDKMLSSEQIGTLITALGTGISDDFSVEKLRYHKIIVMTDADVDGAHIRTLLLTFFYRQMRDIIDGGYLYIAQPPLYKVARGKSEQYLKDERALEDYLIDAGLDDCVFVPGTGGDRSGRDLRALVDDARVVRSILRNLHSRYNRKVVEQGAVIGLFGREIYTDPANASAAAEYMAKRLDRQAEEVERGWTGQFVEGHGFMFERTVRGVKEAAVIDDAFLGSAEARKLHEYRTKLQDVYERPGKLRRKDSEHVIHGPTDLFEAVTDSGRKGITLQRYKGLGEMNPEQLWETTLDTEARSLLQVKVKEVDEADDIFTKLMGDVVEPRRDFIQEHSLSATIDI from the coding sequence ATGACAGAACCTGCTCGGCAGCCGCGTGCCGAAAACGAGCCCTCCAACGCGAGCGAATACGGCGCGGAATCGATCCGCGTGCTCAAGGGTCTCGATGCCGTCCGCAAGCGTCCGGGCATGTATATTGGCGACACCGACGACGGGTCCGGCCTGCACCACATGGTCTACGAGGTCGTCGACAATGCAATCGACGAAGCGCTCGCGGGCCATGCCACGCGCGTCGACGTCGTCCTCAATCCCGACAATTCCGTCACCGTGCGTGACGACGGCCGCGGCATCCCGGTCGACATCCACAAGGGCGAAGGCATCTCGGCGGCCGAGGTCATCATGACCCAGCTCCACGCCGGCGGTAAGTTCGACCAGAACTCCTACAAGGTCTCCGGCGGCCTGCACGGCGTCGGCGTCTCCGTGGTCAACGCGCTGTCCTCTAAGCTGATGCTGCGCATCTGGCGCGACGACAAGGAGCACTACATCGAGTTCGCCCATGGCGATTCCGTCGCACCGCTGAAAGTGGTCGGCGACGCGCCGGGCAAGCGCGGCACCGAGGTGACGTTCCTGGCCTCGACCGAGACCTTCAAGAACATCGAATATGATTTCGCCACGCTCGAGCACCGCCTGCGCGAGCTCGCCTTCCTCAATTCCGGCGTCAACATCATCCTCTCCGACATGCGTCATGCGGTCGAGAAGCGCGAGGAGATGCACTATTCCGGCGGCGTCGAGGAGTTCGTCAAATATCTCGACCGCAACAAGAAGGCGATCGTGCCGGCACCGATCATGGTGCGCTCGGAAGCCAACGGCATCGGCGTCGAGGCGGCGCTCTGGTGGAACGACAGCTACCACGAGAACGTGCTATGCTTCACCAACAACATTCCGCAGCGCGATGGCGGTACCCATCTCGCCGGCTTCCGCGGTGCGCTGACGCGCCAGGTCAACGGCTATGCCGAGGCCAACGCGAAAAAGGAAAAGATCGCGCTCACCGGCGACGACTGCCGCGAAGGCCTGACCGCCGTGCTGTCGGTGAAGGTGCCGGATCCCAAGTTTTCGTCGCAGACCAAGGACAAGCTGGTGTCCTCGGAAGTGCGCCCCGTGGTCGAGAACGTGCTCAACGAGGCGCTTCAAGCCTGGTTCGAGGAACATCCGAGCGAAGCCAAGGTGATCGTCGGCAAGGTGATCCAGGCGGCCGCTGCGCGCGAAGCGGCGCGAAAGGCGCGCGAGCTGACGCGCAAGAGCCCGCTCTCGGTCTCCTCGCTGCCCGGCAAGCTCGCCGACTGCCAGGAGAAGGATCCGGCGAAGTCCGAACTCTTCATCGTCGAGGGTGACTCGGCAGGCGGCAGCGCCAAGCAGGGCCGCAATCGCGAGTTCCAGGCGGTGCTGCCGCTGCGCGGCAAGATCCTCAACGTGGAACGCGTCCGTCCCGACAAGATGCTGTCATCGGAGCAGATCGGCACGCTGATCACCGCGCTCGGTACCGGCATCAGCGACGATTTTTCGGTCGAGAAGCTGCGTTATCACAAGATCATCGTGATGACGGACGCCGACGTCGACGGCGCCCACATCCGCACGCTGCTTTTGACCTTCTTCTACCGGCAGATGCGCGACATCATCGACGGCGGCTATCTCTATATCGCCCAGCCGCCGCTCTATAAGGTCGCACGCGGCAAGTCCGAGCAATATCTGAAGGACGAGCGAGCGCTGGAAGACTATCTGATCGATGCCGGGCTCGACGACTGCGTGTTCGTTCCGGGAACCGGAGGCGACCGCTCCGGCCGCGACCTGCGCGCGCTGGTCGACGACGCCCGCGTGGTCCGCAGCATCCTGCGCAACCTGCACAGCCGCTATAACCGCAAGGTCGTCGAGCAAGGGGCCGTCATTGGTCTGTTTGGCAGGGAAATTTATACCGATCCAGCAAATGCCAGCGCCGCAGCAGAATACATGGCGAAGCGGCTGGACAGGCAGGCCGAAGAGGTCGAACGCGGCTGGACAGGACAATTCGTGGAAGGCCACGGCTTCATGTTCGAGAGAACGGTGCGCGGCGTCAAGGAAGCCGCCGTCATCGACGATGCCTTCCTGGGCTCGGCCGAGGCGCGCAAGCTCCACGAATACCGGACGAAGCTGCAAGACGTCTACGAGCGCCCCGGCAAGCTGCGGCGCAAGGATTCCGAGCACGTCATTCATGGGCCGACCGACCTGTTCGAGGCGGTCACCGATTCGGGGCGCAAGGGCATCACGCTGCAGCGCTACAAAGGTCTCGGCGAGATGAACCCCGAGCAGCTCTGGGAGACGACGCTGGATACCGAGGCACGCTCGCTGCTGCAAGTGAAGGTCAAGGAGGTCGACGAGGCCGACGACATCTTCACCAAGCTGATGGGCGACGTGGTCGAACCGCGGCGCGACTTCATCCAGGAACACTCGCTGAGCGCGACGATCGATATCTGA